A DNA window from Fragaria vesca subsp. vesca linkage group LG3, FraVesHawaii_1.0, whole genome shotgun sequence contains the following coding sequences:
- the LOC101299277 gene encoding PAP-specific phosphatase HAL2-like, translating to MEDDKYAKELDVAVRAVHMACALCQRVQEGLVSASTDQVKSKDDDSPVTIADWSVQATVSWILSEFFGNQNVSIIAEEDVQALSEADSVGLLQAVVNTVNECLAGAPKYGLKSPSEALTTSQILEAISRCNSVGGPKGRHWVLDPVDGTLGFVRGDQYAVALALIEDGKVVIGVLGCPNYPMKKELLNYHYQYHEAMSKSSPPSPDIWERGCVMYARKDSGHAWMQPHIHGDKKFEWPNSAKLIRVSSIDDPALATSCEPVERANSNHSFTEGLAHSVGLRKKPMRVYSMVKYAAIARGDAELFMKFARTGYKEKIWDHAAGVVIVEEAGGMVTDAGGRPLDFSKGPYLEGLDRGIIVCSGAALHEKIVDAVYASWDSSSL from the exons ATGGAGGACGACAAGTACGCTAAGGAGTTGGACGTGGCGGTTAGAGCGGTGCACATGGCTTGTGCTCTGTGTCAGAGAGTTCAAGAGGGTTTGGTTTCAGCTAGCACCGACCAGGTTAAGTCCAAGGACGACGATTCCCCTGTAACCATTGCAG ATTGGAGTGTCCAAGCAACTGTTAGCTGGATACTATCTGAATTCTTTGGGAATCAAAATGTATCCATTATTGCTGAAGAAGATGTACAGGCTCTCTCTGAGGCTGACTCAGTAGGTTTGCTGCAAGCTGTTGTGAATACTGTGAATGAATGCTTAGCTGGAGCACCTAAGTATGGTCTTAAAAGTCCATCAGAAGCCCTTACGACATCTCAAATTCTTGAGGCTATCAGCCGATGCAACTCGGTAGGAGGCCCCAAAGGAAGACATTGGGTACTTGATCCTGTTGATGGCACATTAGGGTTTGTGCGTGGGGATCAATATGCTGTGGCTCTAGCCTTGATTGAGGATGGAAAAGTTGTTATTGGGGTACTAGGGTGCCCTAATTACCCAATGAAAAAAGAACTGCTCAATTATCATTATCAGTACCATGAAGCCATGTCAAAGTCTTCTCCACCTTCTCCTGATATATGGGAAAGAGGTTGTGTGATGTATGCGAGAAAAGACAGTGGGCACGCGTGGATGCAGCCACACATCCATGGAGATAAGAAGTTTGAATGGCCAAATTCTGCTAAACTTATTCGGGTTTCTTCCATCGATGACCCAGCACTGGCTACTAGTTGTGAACCTGTGGAGAGAGCAAATTCAAACCACTCCTTCACAGAAGGGCTTGCTCACAGCGTAGGGCTAAG AAAGAAGCCCATGCGTGTCTATAGCATGGTGAAATATGCAGCCATAGCTCGGGGAGATGCTGAGCTGTTTATGAAGTTTGCAAGGACAGGGTACAAGGAGAAGATATGGGATCATGCTGCAGGTGTTGTCATTGTAGAAGAGGCTGGGGGTATGGTAACTGATGCTGGAGGAAGGCCCCTGGACTTTTCAAAAGGACCGTACTTAGAAGGCCTTGATAGAGGAATTATTGTTTGTTCTGGGGCCGCACTGCATGAGAAAATAGTTGATGCCGTTTATGCCAGCTGGGACTCTTCTAGTTTATGA